In Oncorhynchus masou masou isolate Uvic2021 chromosome 31, UVic_Omas_1.1, whole genome shotgun sequence, the sequence CAAAGCAGAAGCCCACTTAATAACCACCGTTCCATGGTGATGCCCAAGCCAACCGTGCCAAACCAGGCCAGGTGTTGCTCAGTGCAGCCTCTAAAGCCGGCTCATGCCCGTCCTCAGTGTGGCTCTGCGATGCCAAAGTACTCCATGCTAGTCCCCCCCCAAAAGAAAAGAAGGCAGGGCATTCAGCCACCAGCCACTCTGTAATCTTGCAGGTGCCTAATTAAGAACAAGAATAAAGGACAGGGAAGAAACAGCAGTGTTTCACTCCAGTGTCTGGGTTTACCACTGTTTCATAATGTCATGTAACAGTGGTTTCTTTCAGGTCCTCACAGGAAGCAGTGACCCTCTGTTTCTTATAAACCTGCTTCATTCATTGATGCTCAACTTTGATAAATGGTCTACTTTATACTAATCCACAAACATGCAAGTTGCGTTTCTGTCCAAAACCAGCAGATCTTTTCAAACTCTCTAATATCAATAAATCCAATAAATGAATGGGTAGCTAGTCATGCATTTCAACATGTGTTCTTCctttttttacaaaaacaatTACAAAGAAAATCTTTCATTGTATTTAGACTGGTTTGTTAGCAGCAGATAGGATTTGAAAATGAATCTActtataaatataatataaattCATCCATTGCACCCCCATGTCAGTTATTGAGAGTGAACAGCAATAACAACAGTCAGACTGTACCTAAAGCTGGGTATCCCAAGTAGAAGCGATCTGCTCCTAACCATCCCAGGAAGAGCGACAGGGCCACCGCTACTTTGTAGGAGTAACCGCTCCTGTAAGGAAATAACATGTTAGCTCTAAACAGTTCAATAATGTTTCACATTTGTACAAAAACATCACATATGATGGTATATGATTTAGCCTAATCAATATCAATtgaaaataaaacatgttcaGGGTCATCATAGCTAAAACTTTTTGCTATGGTCTGCCCTAATGAATACAgcctatacaaaacattaagaacacctgaccaaagctattatcccttattgatgttgcgtgttaaattcacttcaaatcagtgtagatgaaggggaggagacggctTAAAGACAGATTTTTAAGCATTTAaagaattgagacatggattgtgtgtgagCCAGTCAGAGGCTGAAAGGTCAAGACAAAAGAtgcaagtgcctttgaacggggtgtggtagtaggggcctttgaacggggtgtggtagtaggggcctgtgaacggggtgtggtagtaggggcctgtgaacggggtgtggtagtaggggcctttgaacggggtgtggtagtaggggcctttgaacggggtgtggtagtaggggcctgtgaacggggtgtggtagtaggggcctgtgaacggggtgtggtagtaggggcctgtgaacggggtatggtagtaggggcctttgaacggggtgtggtagtaggggcctgtgaacggggtatggtagtaggggcctttgaacggggtgtggtagtaggggcctgtgaacggggtgtggtagtaggggcctgtgaacggggtgtggtagtaggggcctgtgaacggggtgtggtagtaggggcctgtgaacggggtgtggtagtaggggcctttgaacggggtgtggtagtaggggcctttgaacgggtatggtagtaggggcctttgaacgggtatggtagtaggggcctttgaacgggtatggtagtaggggcctttgaacgggtatggtagtaggggcctttgaacggggtgtggtagtaggggcctgtgaacggggtgtggtagtaggggcctttgaacggggtgtggtagtaggggcctttgaacggggtgtggtagtaggggCCTGTGAACGGGTGTGGTAGTaggggcctttgaacggggtgtggtagtaggggcctttgaacggggtgtggtagtaggggcctgtgaacggggtgtggtagtaggggcctttgaacggggtgtggtagtaggggcctgtgaacggggtatggtagtaggggcctgtgaacggggtatggtagtaggggcctttgaacggggtatggtagtaggggcctttgaacggggtatggtagtaggggcctttgaacggggtatggtagtaggggcctttgaacgggtatggtagtaggggcctttgaacgggtatggtagtaggggcctttgaacgggtatggtagtaggggcctttgaacgggtatggtagtaggggcctttgaacgggtatggtagtaggggcctttgaacggggtgtggtagtaggggcctgtgaacggggtgtggtagtaggggcctgtgaacggggtgtggtagtaggggcctgtgaacggggtgtggtagtaggggcctttgaacgggatgtggtagtaggggcctttgaacggggtgtggtagtaggtgcaaggcgtactggtttgtgtcaagaactgcaatgttactgggtttttcacgctcaacagtttcctgtgtgtatcaagaatggtccgccacccaaaggacatccagccaactagacaactgtgggaagcattggagtcaacatgggccagtatccatgtggaatgctttcgacaccttgtagagtccatacccgGACAAATTAAGGCTGTTCTAAGGGCAAGGGGGGGGTGGAAGTCAATATTAGGAAATTGTTCCTAATGTTTGCCATACTGGGTGTACATGTGCAACATTTCCACAGtgtctggtactgtacatacacattcCTGCAAGGGAGGCTTTTGTTAAAGCCCACTTCCTCTCCGCTGAATCGAAACTCCGTCCCATTGGACAAGCGGCAGCTGACGTTTGGAGAAGGTAGACATTCCACTGAAAACCACAACAGATGGTTTAAGACAAAGCAGCACAGAACAGCAGTTATGTGGGTTTCAATTTGTGTAGATTCTGATGGAAATACACATTGATAAAAGTATTACAAAATATGACAGTTCAGAACCAGGACCTAAATGACCTATCAGGGCTACCTATTATAATGTCTTGACCCTGCAAATTAGTCTTTCAATTTTAGCGAGGCTACGTGGTACCTCCATGCATATACTGTGTCAACTACATTCTAAATCCCAAAGTCCATATAGATGGAGAAACTATTAGAACCAATCATTatggtggtcctctgtagctcagttggtagaccaGGACGCTTGCCacaccaggatagtgggttctATTCCTAGGACCTTCCGTAAGTAAAATGTGTGCATGAAAGACTAATGGTCGTATAAACTCAAAAAAGCACAAAAGAGGATTTCATCATGTAAGATTGTTCTAAAATAATTGATGTTAGAAACAAATATGATTAGCAATCATTAAGCTCATTGATTGCAACCAAATTGGCCATTTCTCTTTTTAGGATTCATATAACactcaataaatatagtacctaacatcCAATTTTGGACCTAACTTTGTTCTGACAATGAGTTAGACATTGGTCAACAGCCACCCACGGACTCCCCacgccaatcccaccccaacaattGGTATATAGTATCAGTTCTGTGTCTGACCAGTAGTATGGAGCTGCGGCTCTAAGTGTTGTTTTTTCATACTATTCAATGTATTACCAGGGATTTGGTGATGTTTGTTTTACCCCTGTTCAGAGAAATTTGTCATTTAAGTTGTTAGGTTAATGTCCCATCTTACATCTGGATATTACCGGATTCTGACCACTAGACGGTGCTGTTCCTACTATTAAGTTAAAGTTTCAAGACCCCCGAACCCCCACCCTCAATGTTAaatggatagttcacccaaatgactAAATTACATTGCTTACAGGGTAAGAAACAGTCTGTTGACAAGGTATGGCAGAAACATATGCTTTGGTTTTGTTGGCCACTGTTTGAAATGCTAACTTTTTAGAATTTGTGGCACAAACCCAATACAATTCAATGATACATCTATTAGCATTGTCACGTCATGTTCAAATCATCCTAAAGTACCTAGAAATGTATTGCGTAACTCAATGGATGTTACTTATAGATGGATAGGAAGTGAGAAAATGCTAATATAGATAACATTGACATGCATTAGATTGGTGCCACAAAATGCTAATATAGATAACATTGACATGCATTAGATTGGTGCCACAAAATGCTAAAAAGTTACCATTTGAAACAGTGGCCAagtaaacaaaaccaaagcataGGTTGCTGCcgtaccttgtccatagactgcttacagggtaaggaaaccagtGTAACTTTGTAATTTGGGTTAACTATCCCTTTTAACAATGGTGGTGGGGGACATAGAACTGATGCTATATATGATGATGTTTCAGGAATGCTTATCTAACTACAGaaacgatttcagaacaatctgagatggtgggtgctaaacggcatattattattacaatgaacaaaaataaacaacatGCAACaaattcaaagattttactgagttaccgTTCATATAAGGAAACCAGTCAACTTAAATCCATTaactaggccctaatctatggatttcacatgactgggaatacagatatgcatctgttggtcagataccaaaaaaaaaaaaagtaggggcgtggatcagaaaaacagtcagtatctgatgaGACCCCCATGTGGTCATGCACACATCTCcatcacatagagttgatcaggctgttgattgtggccagtggaatgttgtcccactcctcttcaatggctgtgcaaagttgctggatattgacgggaactggaacacgctgtcgtacacgtcgatccagagcatcccaaacatgcccaatgggtgacatgtctggcgacaagtagcctaatggttagtgtgttgggccaataacagaaaggttgctggatcgaatccccaagctgacaaggtaaaaatctgtcattctccccctgaacaaggcagttaatccactgttccgcggtaggctgccattgtaagtaagaacttgttctttaactgacttacctagttaaataaaggttaaataaataaaataaaaatatgcaggcaatggaagaactgggacattttcagattccaggaattgtgtacagatccttgtgacattaggccgtgcattatcatgctgcaACATGAGCTGATGGTGGtcgatgaatggcacgacaatgggcctcaggatctcgtcacagtatctctgtgcattcaaattgccattgataaaatgcgattgtgtttgttgtctgtagcttatgcctgtccatacctTTATCTGACCACCATGGTCAcaaagttgacatcagcaaaccgctcgaccACACGATGCTGTCTGTCACCTGCCCGGGACAGTCGAAACCGGGATttatccatgaagagcacacttctccagtgtgccagtgacCATTGAAGGTGAGCAGTCTGTTAtgatgccaaactgcagtcaggtcaagacactggtgaggacaacgagcacgaAGATGAGCTTCCCAAAGACGGTTTctaacagtttgtgcagaaattcttcagttgtgcaaacccacagtttcatcaccTGTCCAGGTGGTTGGTctcatcccacaggtgaagaaagTGGATGTGAGGGTCCTGGGCTGGCTTGGTTACACGTGTTCTACAGTTGTCAGGCcaattggacgtactgccaaattctctaaaacactACTTATGgtcgagaaattaacattaaattctctggcaacagttctggtggacaatcctacagtcagcatgccaattggacgcttcctcaaaacttgatacatctgtggcattgtattgtgttccaaaactgcacattttagaatgggcttttattgttcccagcacaaggtgcatatgtgtaatgatcatgctgtttaatcatttccttgatatgccacacctgtcagttggacggattatcttgacaaaggagaaatgctcactaacagggatgtaaacaaatttgttgccaacatttgaaagaaataagctttttgtgcgtatggaacatttctgggatattttatttaagCTCATGAAACCAATACATTACATATTGCATTTATTTTTCTTCAGTATATTATACATCACTCAACCAGAACCACTTACCCCAAGCAATCATGTCCTTGCAATTCTCAGGTTCTTGAGTGGCATCGTCTATCCTTGGTTCTTTACAAATATACTTGAACAGTATTAAGGCAACAACAAAGTATCAACTGTCATCCACAGCATAGTAAATAATGTAACATGATATCTAACAAATTGTGCTTGTCaggttgatatacagtaccagtcaaaagattaacacgaagtaggtgtgtccaaacaaatcaaaatatattttagattcttcaaagtagccacaatttgtcttgatgacagctttgcattctctcaaccagcttcatctggaatgcttttccaacagtcttgaaagagttcccacatacgctgagcacttgttggctgctttttccttcactctgtggtccaactcatcccaaaccatctcaattgggttgaggtcaggtgattgtggaggccagttgaaaaataaatgacagtccaactgaacgcaaaccagatgggatggcatatcgctgcagaatgctgtagtagccatgctggttaagtgtgcctggaatactaaataaatcacagacagtgtcaccagcaaagcacccccaaaccacctcctccattcttcacgtgggaaccacacatggagATCAACCTTgtgagtcagtttcatcatagcgctggatGGTTTTTTCGACTGCACTTgatgaaactttcaaagttcttgaaattttccagaatgactgaccttcatttcaTCAAGTAacaatggactgttgtttctctgcttatttgagctgttcttgccataatatggacttgattttctaccaaatagggctatcttctgtaaaccacccctaccttgtcacaacacaactgattggctcaaacacattaagaaggaaattaacttttaacaaggcacacatgttaattgaaatgcattccagttgactacctcaagaagctggttgagagaatgccaagtgcgcaaagctgtcatcaaggcaaagtgtgtctactttgaagaatctaaaatctaaaatgtgttattttacagtttttatgtcttcactattattctacaatgtaaaacaaATAGTAAATCTCAAGAAAAatggaatgagtaggcgtgtccaaacttttgattggtactgtatattcatCCATTCAGTCATCAGCATCGTTCAAGGGAACATATCCACATGACATTACAAAAATGCATACCAATGAATAATGGTTGACAGAATAGTGGCGTTAGTTATCTATCTTACACATAATGAAACATGCTGTCAATAAAGACCCGAGAACATATCTTGATGAAAAAACAAGACTCTTGCCAAGAGTTAACATTACATGGAAGATGACTGGTGAAAACAGATGAGAAAACAACTATACTATTCATCTGTTTCAAAATCGGATTAGTTATATTTTCCAAAAGTACACAACATGCATGCTAACGTCCGTTAGCcaggtaacattagctagctagcgtgCATGAAAACCCTGTCATATTTTCGTGGTTTGCAAGTAATCACGTATAAAAGGATATTGTCCCAGGCGTAGACTTTCACAACTATCGACATCATTTGCGAGAACAAATTGGAAATGGCAATACGTACAGTAAAACAAAATGCCCAACGACATGGTCCGTAAAGAGAACAGCCGACTTCCGGGAAACGCCATGTTGACGACACGCCCACTCGGTCACGTGACATCGTTTTTAAACCTCTGTCTGAGTCCAAAACCAAAACCTTGTGAATTCGTACCAGTAAGACTTGTTTTCAACGTTAAAAGTAGTTTAACTGAAACATCCGAACAGGTTAAGCTATCAGATTGTTACAATGCAAGTGCTCAATAGAAATTAAATTAATTTATCCTTGTAGTAGGATAATCTTACCCCATctgcacactatatatatatattttatattgcgttattgactgtacgtttg encodes:
- the LOC135524713 gene encoding TM2 domain-containing protein 1-like, which encodes MAFPGSRLFSLRTMSLGILFYCTYCHFQFVLANDVDSCESLRLGQYICKEPRIDDATQEPENCKDMIAWVECLPSPNVSCRLSNGTEFRFSGEEVGFNKSLPCRNVSGYSYKVAVALSLFLGWLGADRFYLGYPALGLLKFCTVGFCGIGSLVDFMLISMQIVGPSDKSDYIVDYYGARLTRLSITNETYRRTQMSP